CCGGCATTCTACCGTTCCACCCAGCCTTTGTCCGACAGCCGGCTTTCGACCGCCGCCCAGTCCGGCTGCGCTTCCCAGTCGCCGCGCATTTGCACGACCAGCGAGCCGCTGATGCTGCCGATCCGCACCGCTTCCACCGGAGTCAAGCCCTTCAGCAGCCCGGTCAAAAAACCGGCGCAAAACCCGTCTCCCGCTCCCACCGTATCGATCACTTGATCGGCCTTATAAAACGGGACCGAGGTCGCTTCGCCCCGCTCGAGGACAACCGTCGATTCTCCGACGCCCTTCACGACGCTGACAGCGCCGAGCGCCGAAAGCTTCGCTTTGACGGCGTCGAAGTCGTCCGTGCCGTACAGCAGCTTCAGCTCGTCCCAGCCCGGCAGAAAATAATCCGCCTGCTCCGCAAGCGGCAGCACGACGCGTCGCGCTTCTTCGATCGACCACAGCTTCAGCCGCAGGTTCGGATCGAAGCTGACGCGTACGCCCGCCCGCTTCGCCGCGTCCACGGCGGCGAACACCGTCTCGCGGCAGCTGTCGCTCAGCGCAGTGGTGATACCGGTTACATGAAGAATGCTGCTGCCCCGGATATAGTCGAGATCAAGGTCCTCGGGCCGCATCCGGCTGGCGGCCGAATGCTTGCGGTAATAATGCACCGCCAGCTTGCCCGCCACCGTTTCCCGGAACATCATCCCGGTCGGGGCATCCGGTGAGAGCCGGGCACGCGACACGTCGACGCCTTCGCCGCGCAGCCTCTTGACGACCGCACGGCCGAACGGGTCGTCGCCCAAAGCGCCGAACCAGCCGACCGAGCAGCCGAGTCTGGCCGCTCCGATCGCCACGTTGCTTTCGGCCCCGCCGAAGCTTTGCTCCAGCGTGGAGGCGCCCTCCAGCCCCCGGTACTCGGGCGGCATGAACAGCGCCATCGTTTCTCCAAACGTCAGCAGTTGCGGACTTTCCATCGACAATCGTTTCGCCTCCTGTCGAAAATCGAACGCATTATTTCGCGATCGGAAATACCATGAAATAAAGGATGACGACATAAATAATGAGCATAACTACGCTCAGCGCACGCACTTTGGCGATATGCGAGGATGCGCTGCGGCCGGCCTGAATTTCGGAAGCGATCAGCTTCAGCGGCTTCGATACAATACCGCCGATGGCAGCAATGGCCAGAAACAGGACGATAACCAGAATCATCCAGACCACCGCATATTCGCCTTGCGAAATCAGGTAACCTCCCGTCAAAAACTGCAGCACGAGAAAATATTGCGCGATCCGGTTGGCCGCTCCGAGTCCCGCCGCCAAGCCGGCTTGTCCGCCGCCGTCGAGCTTGGACGCCCTGCCGACCAGAAATGGGAGCACAAGGTAAAAGCCCATTCCCGCCGCGCCAAGTACGTGTAAAAAGATGATGAACTGTACCATTTCGCATCCTCCTGAACCATATTGTGAACCGTCCTTGCCCCGAAGCCGTATGCAAGTTTTTTCCTCATCAAGTATACTAAATC
This genomic window from Paenibacillus humicola contains:
- a CDS encoding sugar kinase, producing the protein MESPQLLTFGETMALFMPPEYRGLEGASTLEQSFGGAESNVAIGAARLGCSVGWFGALGDDPFGRAVVKRLRGEGVDVSRARLSPDAPTGMMFRETVAGKLAVHYYRKHSAASRMRPEDLDLDYIRGSSILHVTGITTALSDSCRETVFAAVDAAKRAGVRVSFDPNLRLKLWSIEEARRVVLPLAEQADYFLPGWDELKLLYGTDDFDAVKAKLSALGAVSVVKGVGESTVVLERGEATSVPFYKADQVIDTVGAGDGFCAGFLTGLLKGLTPVEAVRIGSISGSLVVQMRGDWEAQPDWAAVESRLSDKGWVER